Proteins encoded in a region of the Triticum dicoccoides isolate Atlit2015 ecotype Zavitan chromosome 3A, WEW_v2.0, whole genome shotgun sequence genome:
- the LOC119273762 gene encoding uncharacterized protein LOC119273762: MCFEFSSCFGGVIKDDYGGERSNQGGCSGRGRGHRGYRENGNGYNAAAADHKPATAYDHQRALDEHGRKAHAHHDGGVKPDHASVVAATGGHGYYAAYMQDKAHEAPKLPAWHNNVVDDAGYAYNYNTARLRHQAAPDHREHAAMDYHHYPTTTTTLVRY; encoded by the coding sequence ATGTGCTTCGAGTTCAGCTCCTGTTTCGGCGGCGTCATAAAGGACGACTACGGCGGCGAGCGGTCCAACCAAGGCGGCTGCAGCGGCCGTGGCCGCGGCCACAGGGGGTACCGCGAGAACGGGAACGGCTACAACGCCGCTGCCGCCGACCACAAGCCGGCTACGGCCTACGACCATCAGCGGGCTCTTGATGAGCATGGGCGCAAGGCCCACGCCCACCACGACGGCGGGGTGAAACCTGACCACGCCTCCGTCGTCGCTGCCACCGGTGGCCACGGCTATTACGCCGCCTATATGCAAGACAAGGCCCACGAGGCGCCGAAGCTTCCTGCGTGGCACAACAATGTCGTCGACGACGCCGGCTACGCCTACAACTACAACACAGCGCGCCTCCGCCACCAGGCTGCTCCTGATCATAGGGAGCACGCCGCCATGGATTACCACCACTACCCAACCACTACTACCACTCTCGTAAGGTACTAG